TTTATGAAGAGCTGGAGTGATTTCGATCGCAGTAACAATACCTGGTGCACGTCAGAAGAACAGAACTGAGCATGCCTGAGATAACCATCAATGCAAAAGGCCCGCACTGGCGCTACGCCATGCAGACCAGTGAAGAACTGGCGGATGTGATTGGTGTTTCCGGTGCCTTCGAGGCCGGGGATGATGCCCGCGCAGAGGCTGGTATTGCAGCATTGGGTCTTGCCGCTGAATCGATCGAAACTGCCGAAGCGAACAACGGGAAATCTTAGGAAATTGGTTTAATGACGGTGAACAGAATGAAAGAGGTCAAACATTTCATCAATGGAGAATTTGTCGGATCCGCTTCGGGCAAGCTGTTCGACAATATCAACCCGGCGACGGGACAGAAGATCGGTATCGTGCACGAGGCCGGGGCGCCGGAGGTGGATGCGGCGGTCAATGCGGCACGGATGGCGCTGCAGGGTGAGTGGGGCCGCATGCCGTTGGCAGAGCGGGCCAATCTCCTGCATAAACTGGCCGATGGCATTACCGACCGATTCGATGAGTTCCTCGAGGCGGAGTGTCTCGATACGGGCAAACCGCAAAAGCTAGCCTGCCATATCGATATCCCCCGCGGGGCCGCCAACTTCAAGATCTTTGCCGATGTGGTGAAGAACGTGCCCACAGAGAGTTTCATGCTGGATACGCCGGACGGGCAGGGCGCGCTCAACTATTCACTGCGCAAGCCCAAAGGTGTGATCGCAGTGATAAGCCCATGGAATCTGCCTCTGCTGCTGATGACCTGGAAGGTCGGTCCTGCGCTCGCCTGCGGCAACGCAGTGGTGGTTAAACCCTCCGAAGAGACCCCCTTCACCACAGCCCTGTTGGGTGAGGTGATGAACCAGGTGGGAATCCCCAAGGGGGTGTATAACGTGATACACGGTTTTGGTCCCAACTCGGCAGGTGAGTTCCTGACCCGTCATAAAGGGGTCGACGGTATCACTTTCACCGGCGAAACAGATACCGGTGCGGCCATCATGAAGGCGGCCGCCGATGATATCACCGATATCTCCTTCGAACTCGGCGGTAAGAACCCGGCACTGGTTTTCGCAGACTGCGATATGGACAAGGCGATCGAGGGCACCCTGCGTTCCGCCTTCGCCAACTGCGGTCAGGTCTGTCTCGGAACGGAAAGGATCTACGTGGAACGTACGATCTACGATGAGTTTGTGGATCGTCTGAAGACCGGCGCCGAAACCCTGAAGCTGGGGCAGTGGGATGATCCCGAGACCGACATGGGACCCCTGATCAGCCACCAGCATCGAGACAAGGTGCTCTCCTACTACCGCAAAGCGGAAGAGGAGGGGGCCACTGTCGTCACCGGCGGCAGCACCCCCAACATGCCGGAGGTTCTGGCAGGCGGCGCCTGGGTGCAACCCACCATCTGGACCGATCTGCAGGACGATGCCTCGTGTATCAGGGAAGAGATCTTCGGTCCCTGCTGCCATATCCGCCCCTTCGACAGCGAAGAGGAGGCGATCGCCCTGGCCAACGACACCGATTACGGCCTGGCCACCGCGATCTGGACCGAGAACAGCGCACGCGCCCATCGGGTCGCGGCCCGGGTGGATGCGGGCATCGCCTGGGTCAACTCCTGGTTCCTGCGTGACCTGCGCACCCCCTTCGGCGGCGCCAAGCAGTCGGGTATCGGCCGCGAGGGAGGGGTGCACTCCCTCGAGTTCTACACCGAACTCAAGAACGTCTGTATCAAGCTTTGAGGAGTCATCGATGCTGAACGAACAACGCATCCACGAGCTGGGGGACGAACTCTTCGATGCCCTCAGCCAGCGCCGCATGATCGATCCGCTGACGGAACGGGAAACGGATATTACCATCGAGGACGCCTACCACGTCTCACTGTGCATGGTGAACCGGCGGGTCGAGAACGGAGAATCGATCATCGGCAAGAAGATTGGCGTCACCTCCAAGGCGGTGCAGAACATGCTCAACGTGCATCAGCCCGATTTCGGCTACCTCACCGACCGCATGGTCTACGGCAATGGCGACGCGATGCCGATCAGCAAAGCGCTGATCCAACCGCGGGCCGAGGGCGAGATCGCCTTCATGCTGAAGCGCGACCTGATCGGTCCGGGTGTCAGCAACGCCGATGTGTTGCGCGCCACCGAGGCGGTGATCCCCTGCTTCGAAATCGTCGACTCCCGCATCCGCGACTGGCGGATCAAAATTCAGGATACGGTGGCGGATAACGCCTCCTGCGGACTATTCGTGCTGGGCGACAAGGCGGTCGATCCGCGCAAGGTCGATCTGGCCACCGCCGGCATGGTGGTGGAAAAGAACGGCGAACTGCTCTCCACCGGCGCCGGTGCCGCCGCACTGGGATCGCCGGTCAACTGCGTCGCCTGGCTGGCCAACACCCTGGGCAGCTTCGGCATCCCCCTGAAGGCGGGTGAGGTGATCCTCTCCGGCTCCCTGGTTCCCCTGGAGCCGGTGGTGGCGGGGGACTTCATGCGGGTGGAGATCGGCGGTATCGGCTCTGCCTCGGTCCGCTTCACCTGATCCAACAGAGGAGTTTCGCCATGAGCCGACTCAGTCCTTTACCCACCGACCAGCACGCCGAGCTGGCGGAGCGCTTCGCCTTCTTTGAGAAGACCCTGGGCTTCGTACCCAACAGCCTGCTCACCATGCAGCGCAAACCGAAGCTGGTGGACGCCTTCATCCAGTTCAGCGCCGCCGTCTACGACCCGGACGGGGAGGTCGATCTCGGCTTCAAGCGACTGGTGGCCCATGTGGCCAGCAGCGCCGCCGGCTGCCAGTACTGTAAGGCGCATACGGCGGTGAGCGCCAAGCGTCACGGTATCCCGGTAGAGAAACTCGAGGATATCTGGAACTACCGCAACAGCGAACACTACTCGGAAGCGGAACGGGTCGCCCTCGACTTCGCCCTGGCGGCGGCTTCCCAGCCCAACGACGTCACCGATCAGCTGTTCGATGCGCTGCGCCGGTACTGGAGCGAGGAGGCGGTGGTGGAGATGTTGTCGGTGATCGGCCTGTTCGGTTTCTTCAATCGCTGGAACGACAGCCTGGCCACGCCGCTGGAGGCGGAGCCGTTGCAGACGGCGCAGACCCATCTGACCCAAGGCGGCTGGCAGGCCGGCAAACATATGAGCTAGGGCGGATCAACCGACAGCCCTGTTAAATCGACGAGGATAGGAGCAATGAACAAAATCAACGCAGCCCTGATCGGTTCCGGCAACATCGGCACCGATCTGCTCTACAAGGCACTGCGCAGCGACTGGATCAATCCGGTCTGGATGGTCGGTATCGATCCTGATTCCGAGGGCCTGGCACGGGCCCGCAAGCTGGGTCTGAAGACCACCCATGAGGGGGTCGATGGACTGGTGCCCCATATGCGAAAGGACGATATCCAGATCTGTTTCGACGCCACTTCCGCCTATGTGCACGGCGAGAACAACCGCAAGGTGCAGCAGCAGGGCTCCATCATGATCGATCTGACGCCCGCCGCCGTCGGCCCCTTCTGCGTGCCGCCGGTCAATCTCAAGGACCATGTCGGCAAGCGTGAGCTGAACGTCAATATGGTCACCTGCGGCGGTCAGGCGACCATTCCCATGGTGGCTGCGGTCAGCCGAGTGCAGCCGGTGGCCTATGGCGAGATCGTCGCCACCGTCTCCTCCAAATCCGCCGGCCCCGGCACGCGTAAGAATATCGACGAGTTCACCCAGACCACCGCCGGCGCGGTGGAGAAGGTGGGCGGCGCCAAGAAGGGCAAGGCGATCATCATCCTCAACC
This sequence is a window from Candidatus Thiodiazotropha sp. LNASS1. Protein-coding genes within it:
- a CDS encoding acetaldehyde dehydrogenase (acetylating); its protein translation is MNKINAALIGSGNIGTDLLYKALRSDWINPVWMVGIDPDSEGLARARKLGLKTTHEGVDGLVPHMRKDDIQICFDATSAYVHGENNRKVQQQGSIMIDLTPAAVGPFCVPPVNLKDHVGKRELNVNMVTCGGQATIPMVAAVSRVQPVAYGEIVATVSSKSAGPGTRKNIDEFTQTTAGAVEKVGGAKKGKAIIILNPAEPPLMMRDTVHCITEEEPDQQAITESIEAMIAEVQKYVPGYRLKNGPVFDGNRVSVFMEVEGLGDYLPKYAGNLDIMTAAGLRTAEMFAEEILNGSLVLAPEKATA
- the dmpE gene encoding 2-oxopent-4-enoate hydratase; this translates as MNEQRIHELGDELFDALSQRRMIDPLTERETDITIEDAYHVSLCMVNRRVENGESIIGKKIGVTSKAVQNMLNVHQPDFGYLTDRMVYGNGDAMPISKALIQPRAEGEIAFMLKRDLIGPGVSNADVLRATEAVIPCFEIVDSRIRDWRIKIQDTVADNASCGLFVLGDKAVDPRKVDLATAGMVVEKNGELLSTGAGAAALGSPVNCVAWLANTLGSFGIPLKAGEVILSGSLVPLEPVVAGDFMRVEIGGIGSASVRFT
- a CDS encoding 2-hydroxymuconic semialdehyde dehydrogenase, coding for MTVNRMKEVKHFINGEFVGSASGKLFDNINPATGQKIGIVHEAGAPEVDAAVNAARMALQGEWGRMPLAERANLLHKLADGITDRFDEFLEAECLDTGKPQKLACHIDIPRGAANFKIFADVVKNVPTESFMLDTPDGQGALNYSLRKPKGVIAVISPWNLPLLLMTWKVGPALACGNAVVVKPSEETPFTTALLGEVMNQVGIPKGVYNVIHGFGPNSAGEFLTRHKGVDGITFTGETDTGAAIMKAAADDITDISFELGGKNPALVFADCDMDKAIEGTLRSAFANCGQVCLGTERIYVERTIYDEFVDRLKTGAETLKLGQWDDPETDMGPLISHQHRDKVLSYYRKAEEEGATVVTGGSTPNMPEVLAGGAWVQPTIWTDLQDDASCIREEIFGPCCHIRPFDSEEEAIALANDTDYGLATAIWTENSARAHRVAARVDAGIAWVNSWFLRDLRTPFGGAKQSGIGREGGVHSLEFYTELKNVCIKL
- a CDS encoding carboxymuconolactone decarboxylase family protein — translated: MSRLSPLPTDQHAELAERFAFFEKTLGFVPNSLLTMQRKPKLVDAFIQFSAAVYDPDGEVDLGFKRLVAHVASSAAGCQYCKAHTAVSAKRHGIPVEKLEDIWNYRNSEHYSEAERVALDFALAAASQPNDVTDQLFDALRRYWSEEAVVEMLSVIGLFGFFNRWNDSLATPLEAEPLQTAQTHLTQGGWQAGKHMS